A stretch of Shinella zoogloeoides DNA encodes these proteins:
- a CDS encoding MFS transporter produces the protein MDLPMTTPETALAEKSFVKTYFPPTRLAVSGLFLLNGTFAGAWAPKIPEFASRLGLTEGGLGLMIMCFGIGSIILMPIAGILIAHFGTTRTVKGATILFLSTMLLLSLTPTILLGAIAIFFFGGLMGAMDVAMNGNAVEVEKSMRRAIMSSCHAFWSLGAFIGATTGGFLMGALGVLGHAALLTVAGAVLLVFIWPHILHDAPHPSEERQKVRLPMTPLPWLIGLMALFCMVPEGAILDWGALYMRKELGASLALSGFAFGTFSLTMAVMRFAGDHVRDRFGAVKTLRTCTVIAIIGMVVAGTAPNAYVAMVGFALCGVGISNMVPIAFSAAGNLPGFAQGVALSVTTVMGYSGSLFAPSVIGFIAEHVGFALIFALLPVLFLVVLLLSHHAVHADVRERP, from the coding sequence ATGGACCTCCCCATGACGACCCCCGAAACCGCCCTTGCCGAGAAATCCTTCGTCAAGACCTATTTTCCGCCGACGCGGCTCGCCGTCTCCGGGCTTTTCCTGCTGAACGGCACCTTCGCCGGCGCCTGGGCGCCGAAAATCCCGGAATTCGCCAGCCGCCTCGGCCTTACCGAAGGCGGCCTCGGCCTGATGATCATGTGTTTCGGCATTGGCTCGATCATCCTGATGCCGATCGCCGGCATCCTGATCGCCCATTTCGGCACGACGCGCACGGTCAAGGGCGCGACGATCCTGTTCCTGTCCACCATGCTGCTCCTGTCGCTCACGCCGACCATCCTGCTCGGGGCCATCGCCATCTTCTTCTTCGGCGGGCTGATGGGGGCGATGGACGTCGCCATGAACGGCAATGCGGTGGAGGTGGAGAAGTCGATGCGCCGGGCGATCATGTCGTCCTGCCATGCCTTCTGGAGCCTCGGGGCCTTCATCGGCGCGACGACCGGCGGCTTCCTCATGGGCGCGCTCGGCGTGTTGGGCCATGCCGCTCTGCTCACGGTCGCCGGGGCGGTGCTGCTCGTCTTCATCTGGCCGCATATCCTGCACGATGCGCCGCATCCGAGCGAGGAGCGCCAGAAGGTGCGCCTGCCGATGACGCCGCTGCCCTGGCTGATCGGCCTGATGGCGCTGTTCTGCATGGTGCCGGAAGGCGCGATCCTCGACTGGGGCGCGCTCTACATGCGCAAGGAATTGGGCGCGTCGCTCGCCCTTTCGGGTTTTGCCTTCGGCACCTTCTCGCTGACCATGGCCGTCATGCGCTTTGCCGGCGACCATGTGCGCGACCGTTTCGGCGCGGTGAAGACGCTGCGCACCTGCACGGTTATCGCCATCATCGGCATGGTGGTCGCGGGCACGGCGCCGAACGCCTATGTGGCCATGGTGGGCTTCGCGCTCTGCGGCGTCGGTATTTCCAACATGGTGCCGATCGCCTTTTCCGCCGCCGGCAACCTGCCGGGCTTCGCGCAGGGCGTGGCGCTGTCGGTGACGACGGTCATGGGCTATTCCGGCTCGCTCTTCGCCCCGTCGGTCATCGGCTTCATCGCCGAGCATGTCGGCTTCGCGCTGATCTTCGCCCTCCTGCCGGTGCTTTTCCTCGTGGTGCTGCTGCTGTCGCATCATGCGGTGCATGCGGACGTGCGCGAGCGTCCTTGA